One part of the Xiphophorus maculatus strain JP 163 A chromosome 1, X_maculatus-5.0-male, whole genome shotgun sequence genome encodes these proteins:
- the LOC102227425 gene encoding synaptotagmin-2-like isoform X2, with product MKFNLFKQETTPMVAAKPTGASDSTVTPAPVGLVSAGNATEPVNKNDAFDEIKNKFLNEIDKIPLPSWAIIAIAVVAALLILTCCFCIIKKCCCKKKKNKKGKKGKGDMGMKNLKGEDDDDEEDDVEPGLTGDEKEEEVKEKEKLGKLQYSIDYDFQENKLTIGILQAADLISMDSGGTSDPYVRVFVLPDKKKKFDTKVHKKTLNPVFNETFIFKIPFTEMGGKTLVMAVYDFDRFSKHDIIGEIKIPMNTLDLAKPIEEWRDLDSADQEEPEKLGDICISLRYVPTAGKLTICILEAKNLKKMDVGGLSDPYVKINLLQNGKRLKKKKTTVKKNTLNPYYNESFSFEIPLEQMQKIQAVITVLDYDKIGKNDAIGKIWVGSKSTGAGLKHWSDMLANPRRPIAQWHPLQPEEEVDAALAALNAKK from the exons ATGAAGTTTAACTTATTCAAGCAAGAAACAACGCCTATGGTCGCAGCAAAACCAACGGGGGCCAGTGACTCGACTGTTACTCCAGCCCCCGTAGGGTTAGTCTCCGCTGGAAACGCCACGGAGCCAGTCAACAAGAACGATGCCTTTGATGAGATCAAAAACAAGTTCCTGAATGAAATCGACAAGATCCCAC TGCCGTCCTGGGCCATCATTGCCATTGCCGTGGTCGCTGCTTTACTGATTCTAACGTGTTGCTTCTGCATCATCAAGAAATGCTGttgcaagaagaagaagaacaagaaggGCAAGAAGGGGAAGGGTGACATGGGAATGAAGAACTTAAAAGGAGAG gatgatgatgatgaagaagatgatgTTGAGCCAGGCCTAACTGGAGatgagaaagaggaagaagtgaaggagaaggaaaagCTTGGGAAGCTGCAGTACTCCATTGATTATGATTTCCAGGAAAACAAG TTAACAATAGGAATTCTACAAGCAGCTGATCTCATCTCTATGGACAGTGGAGGCACTTCAGACCCCTACGTCAGAGTCTTTGTCCTGCCTgataagaagaaaaagtttgacaCAAAAGTACATAAGAAAACACTCAACCCAGTCTTCAATGAGACATTCATTTTTAAG ATACCATTCACTGAAATGGGAGGGAAGACTCTAGTGATGGCCGTCTATGACTTTGACCGCTTCTCTAAACACGACATCATTGGAGAGATTAAGATACCCATGAACACGCTGGACCTTGCAAAACCAATTGAAGAGTGGAGAGACCTCGACAGTGCTGATCAAGAAGAG CCAGAGAAGCTTGGTGATATTTGCATCTCTTTACGTTACGTCCCGACAGCTGGCAAACTCACCATCTGCATCTTGGAGGCTAAGAACCTAAAGAAAATGGATGTGGGAGGACTATCAG ATCCCTACGTAAAAATTAACCTGCTGCAAAATGGAAAGaggctgaagaagaagaagacgacagtaAAGAAGAATACTTTGAATCCTTACTACAATGAGTCCTTCAGCTTTGAGATTCCTCTTGAGCAAATGCAG AAAATCCAAGCCGTCATCACAGTGCTAGATTATGACAAGATTGGCAAGAACGATGCCATCGGGAAGATTTGGGTGGGAAGCAAGTCCACGGGGGCTGGACTGAAACACTGGTCTGACATGCTGGCCAACCCCCGCCGCCCGATTGCCCAGTGGCATCCGCTGCAGCCAGAAGAAGAGGTGGATGCCGCCCTAGCAGCACTGAATGCCaagaagtaa
- the LOC102227425 gene encoding synaptotagmin-2-like isoform X1 has product MKFNLFKQETTPMVAAKPTGASDSTVTPAPVGLVSAGNATEPVNKNDAFDEIKNKFLNEIDKIPLPSWAIIAIAVVAALLILTCCFCIIKKCCCKKKKNKKGKKGKGDMGMKNLKGEKPQDDDDEEDDVEPGLTGDEKEEEVKEKEKLGKLQYSIDYDFQENKLTIGILQAADLISMDSGGTSDPYVRVFVLPDKKKKFDTKVHKKTLNPVFNETFIFKIPFTEMGGKTLVMAVYDFDRFSKHDIIGEIKIPMNTLDLAKPIEEWRDLDSADQEEPEKLGDICISLRYVPTAGKLTICILEAKNLKKMDVGGLSDPYVKINLLQNGKRLKKKKTTVKKNTLNPYYNESFSFEIPLEQMQKIQAVITVLDYDKIGKNDAIGKIWVGSKSTGAGLKHWSDMLANPRRPIAQWHPLQPEEEVDAALAALNAKK; this is encoded by the exons ATGAAGTTTAACTTATTCAAGCAAGAAACAACGCCTATGGTCGCAGCAAAACCAACGGGGGCCAGTGACTCGACTGTTACTCCAGCCCCCGTAGGGTTAGTCTCCGCTGGAAACGCCACGGAGCCAGTCAACAAGAACGATGCCTTTGATGAGATCAAAAACAAGTTCCTGAATGAAATCGACAAGATCCCAC TGCCGTCCTGGGCCATCATTGCCATTGCCGTGGTCGCTGCTTTACTGATTCTAACGTGTTGCTTCTGCATCATCAAGAAATGCTGttgcaagaagaagaagaacaagaaggGCAAGAAGGGGAAGGGTGACATGGGAATGAAGAACTTAAAAGGAGAG AAACCtcaggatgatgatgatgaagaagatgatgTTGAGCCAGGCCTAACTGGAGatgagaaagaggaagaagtgaaggagaaggaaaagCTTGGGAAGCTGCAGTACTCCATTGATTATGATTTCCAGGAAAACAAG TTAACAATAGGAATTCTACAAGCAGCTGATCTCATCTCTATGGACAGTGGAGGCACTTCAGACCCCTACGTCAGAGTCTTTGTCCTGCCTgataagaagaaaaagtttgacaCAAAAGTACATAAGAAAACACTCAACCCAGTCTTCAATGAGACATTCATTTTTAAG ATACCATTCACTGAAATGGGAGGGAAGACTCTAGTGATGGCCGTCTATGACTTTGACCGCTTCTCTAAACACGACATCATTGGAGAGATTAAGATACCCATGAACACGCTGGACCTTGCAAAACCAATTGAAGAGTGGAGAGACCTCGACAGTGCTGATCAAGAAGAG CCAGAGAAGCTTGGTGATATTTGCATCTCTTTACGTTACGTCCCGACAGCTGGCAAACTCACCATCTGCATCTTGGAGGCTAAGAACCTAAAGAAAATGGATGTGGGAGGACTATCAG ATCCCTACGTAAAAATTAACCTGCTGCAAAATGGAAAGaggctgaagaagaagaagacgacagtaAAGAAGAATACTTTGAATCCTTACTACAATGAGTCCTTCAGCTTTGAGATTCCTCTTGAGCAAATGCAG AAAATCCAAGCCGTCATCACAGTGCTAGATTATGACAAGATTGGCAAGAACGATGCCATCGGGAAGATTTGGGTGGGAAGCAAGTCCACGGGGGCTGGACTGAAACACTGGTCTGACATGCTGGCCAACCCCCGCCGCCCGATTGCCCAGTGGCATCCGCTGCAGCCAGAAGAAGAGGTGGATGCCGCCCTAGCAGCACTGAATGCCaagaagtaa